The Marinobacter bohaiensis genome segment CTGGGCACGTTCAAGAAGGGCTGTTTCCACCTGGCGCTGGATACGCAGGCGGTGATCGTGCCGGTAGGCATTCGCGGCAACGAGAAAGTGCTGCCGGCGCGGACCTGCCAGATCAACCTGGGACAGCCGGTGGATTTTGTGGTGGGTGAACCGCTGGACACGGCCGGCTACGGTCGTGAGCAGCTGCCGGAACTGATGGAAGCGGTGCGCGGCAGCATCGAGCGGGCCCGGGGGGAGCGCTAGCCTCCACCTCCGGGCCTGGGCTTCAGAGCAAGAAACCCAGCGCGTAGACCCCGGCGTAACCGATGGTATAGGCCACCAGTAGGAAGGCGCTGTAGCGCAGGTAGCTGGCAAAGGTGAGTCCCGGGATCTTGCTCATGGCGACGATACCGGCGGCAGAGCCGATCACCAGCAGCGAGCCGCCCACGCCGACCGCATAGGTCAGCCCCAACCACTCGCCCGGCGTCATGTCGATACCGGCCTTCAGCAGCGCGGCGGTCAGCGGCACGTTGTCGATCAGCGAGGAGAAGATGCCCATCAGGTAGTTGGCGGCGATCGGGGGCAACACCTGGTACACGTCGACAAACGCACCCAGCGCCTGGATTTCCTTGAGCATGCCCACAATCAGCAGGATGCCCAGGAAGAAGAACAGGGTGTCGAACTCGATGGTGCGCACGTACTCGATGATCGGGTCCAGGTCGGAGTCCGTACTCAGGAACCGCGAGGTCAGGAACATCATCGACAGCCCGAACAGGAAGGTGAGCACCGGCGGAATCTCGAACAGCACGTTGCACACGATCGTACCGATGATGGTGGCCAGGAACAGGCAGGCAATGACGATGTCCACCCGGCGCACCTCGTTACGGTCGTGCACCAGTTCCACCTCGCCTTTCATGCCGCGGGACAGCAGCAGCGCCAGGAAGAAGACACCACAGGCGGCGGGTACCGAGAGGGCCAGCAGCGTGAGGATTTCCACCTTGTCGGCAAGGAAGATCATCAACGTGGTGACATCACCGGTGATCAGCGACACCCCGCCGGAGTTGACCGCGAACACCACCAGCGTGATGAACCGCACCTGTTTCTTGCGCTCCAGGTGCAGCGACAGGATCAGCGCGCAGGACACCAGGGTGGCGGTGATGTTGTCGGCCAGGGACGAGAAGATGAAGCAGAACAGCCCCACCAGCAGTAACAGCTGGTTTTCCCTGATGCGTTTGGGCATGACCAGGTAGATCAGGTTCTCGATCATGCCTTTCTTGTTCAGGTAGGCCACGAAGGTCATTGCCGCCACCAGGAACAGCCACAAAGAAGCGATCTCGGAAATGCTGTCTTCCAGGCCTTGCTGCACCAGCTCGGTATGAGAGCGGGAACCGCTGGTCACGAACAGCAGGATCCAGGAAAGGGTGCCGAAGAAGAGCGTGACCTTGGCTTTGTTGACGTGTGTGACTTCTTCGAAGATGACGCCGAGCAACGCGAGCACGGCAAACGAGATCAGGACAATATCCAACCAGTGCATATAGGACAAACCACCCGCGGGCTGTTTTTGTATCGGACGTTATTTGTTGCTGTTATTGGTGGCCGCGGGCGAAGCAATAGGGGCGCTACGTGCGGCAAAGCGGCGATTTTACGCGTACCGGCGTTGATCGACCACCGGTTTCATTGCCCTGATCATGCTAGATTCGTACCTATTGCCTTATTCAATTTCATATTGCGGCAAAAAAACGGATAATCACCCCCTCATAAAAACTATGAATCGTTTCGATCACATCAGATTGAAGGTAGCAAGCTAATGACTGCAAGACAGGCAGATGTCGTGCTAGTCGGCGGTGGCGTCATGAGCGCCACGCTCGGCATGATGCTCAGGCAGCTTGATCCGTCCCTGGACATCGTCATGGTGGAACGTCTTGATCACGTGGCCCATGAAAGCACCGACGGATGGAATAACGCAGGTACCGGTCACGCCGGCTACTGCGAGCTGAACTACACGCCGGAAACCGCTGACGGCGGGATTCAGATTCAACGGGCTCTGAACATCAACGCGGCTTTCGAACTCTCCCTCCAGTTCTGGTCCCATCTCGTGGAGCAGGGCATCCTCCCCGAACCCCAGAAGTTCATCAACGCGACACCGCACCAGAGCTTTGTCTGGGGCGAGGAGAACGTGGCCTTCCTGCGCAAGCGTCACGAACTGCTCAGCCAGCACCATCTGTTCAAGGAGATGGAGTTTACCGACTCGCCGGAGGTGCTCCGCGACTGGATGCCGCTGATCATGAGCAGCCGGGACACCAGCCAGCCGGTGGCGGCGACCCGTGTGACCCACGGCTCCGACGTGGATTTCGGCTCGCTCACCCGCAACATGATCGATTACCTGGCCAAGCAGCCCAACTTCGAGTTGCTGCTGAACCACCCGGTGAAAACCCTGGCCCAGCGCGACAACGGTCGCTGGAAAGTGCGTGTGCGCGACGAGAAAACCGGCGAGACCAAGAAGATCGAAGCCGGTTTCGTGTTCCTCGGCGCCGGTGGCGGGGCGTTGCCGCTGCTGCAGAAGTCCGAGATCGAGGAAAGCAAGGGCTACGGCGGTTTCCCGGTCAGCGGGCAGTGGCTGGTGTGCCAGAAGCCCGACGTGGTCAAGCGTCACCACTCGAAGGTCTACGGCAAGGCACCGATGGGCGCGCCGCCCATGTCCGTACCCCACCTGGACACGCGCATCATCAACGGCGAACCGGCGCTGCTGTTCGGTCCGTTTGCCGGGTTCACCACCAAGTTCCTGAAGCAGGGTTCGGTATTCGACCTGTTCTCGTCTGTGCGCGGTGGCAACATCATGCCGATGATGCAGGTGGGCAAGGGCAACATGGACCTGACCCGCTACCTGATCAAGGAAGTGTTCCAGTCCCATCAGGCCCGGATCGAGTCGCTGCGTGACTTCTTCCCGGATGCCCAGGAGCAGAACTGGAAGCTGCAGAATGCCGGCCAGCGGGTGCAGATCATCAAGAAATCCGCTGATGGTCGTGGCAAGCTGGAATTCGGCACTGAAATCGTGGCAGCAAAAGACGGCTCCCTGGCCGCCCTGTTGGGCGCGTCACCGGGGGCGTCGACCGCCGTCAGCGCGATGGTTGATGTCCTGGAGCGTTGCTTCGCCGACCGGGTCAAGTCGCCGGAGTGGCAGGCCCGCATCCGCGAACTGATCCCATCTTACGGCCAGTCCCTGGTGGACGACGCCGAGCTGCTGGAGCAGGTGCGCAACCGCACCCTGTCCACGCTGCAGCTGGACAAGACCCGCGAGCCGTCCTGATCGCTCGCGGCCGTCCGGCCGGTCCGGTTACGCCTGGCGCGTGGCCGGACGCCTCTCCTCCTCAAGTGCATCCAGCATTTCTGTCTTCCGGTGTGTCGCAAAACGCATCATTACGCCCCGCTATCAGTGAGTTCCTCCTGTCGTCTACGCCGTGAATTGGCGGCGCATGGCTGTTGCCCCCGTGAGGCCTGCATCTGACATTGGTCACGGACACCCGGATTCCGCTGAATCTGTGGTGGGTGTTCTCCCAACAAAGACAACAAGCGCCTCCCTTCGGAGGTCGGCAAGGAGATAACAATGCAACACGCCAAATACGGGCTGCCATGGCTGGCGGCCGCTCTGCTGTTTTTCGGTGCGCAATCCCAGGCCCAGGCCGGGGTCTTCGTGCATCTGTTCGAATGGTCCTGGGACGATGTCGCCCAGGAATGCGAAAACTTCCTCGGCCCGAAGGGCTTTTCCGCGGTCCAGGTCTCGCCGCCCCAGGAACACATCCAGGGCAGTGAATGGTGGACCCGCTACCAGCCGGTCAGTTACACGCTGAACAGCCGCAGTGGTGATGCCGCCGCCTTCGCCAACATGGTGTCCCGTTGTAATGCGGTGGGCGTGGACGTCTACGCCGACGCGGTCATCAACCACATGGCCAACGGCTCGGGCACCGGCACCGCTGGCTCTTCCTACGACAGCTCAAGCATGAGCTACCCCATCTACAGCAGTAACGATTTCCACAGCGTCTGCACGATCAACAGCGGTGATTACAGCAGCGATGCCGGGCGCGTGCGTAACTGCCAGCTGGTGGGGTTGCCGGACCTGGATACCTCCGCTGAGTATGTCCAGCAGACCATTGCCGACTACATCAACGGCATGATCAACCTGGGCGTGAAGGGCATGCGGGTGGATGCCGCCAAGCACATGGCACCATCCGACATCGCCGGCATCCTGGGGCGCATCAACGGCGATTTCTACACGTTCCAGGAAGTGATCGACCTGGGCGGTGAGGCCATCAGCTCGACCGAGTATACCGGGCAGGGCGATGTCACCGAGTTCAAGTACAGCGCCAACATCGGCGATGTGTTCAAGAACCAGCAGCTCAGTTACCTGAGCAACTTCGGCGAGGACTGGGGCTTTATCGGCGGCACCAACGCCGTGGTCTTCACCGATAACCACGACAACCAGCGCGGCCACGGCGCCGGCGGCAGCAACGTGCTGACCTACCAGGATGGCTCCCTGTACAACCTGGCCAATGTGTTCATGCTGGCCTGGCCCTACGGCTATCCCAAGGTGATGTCGAGCTACGCCTTTTCCGACAGCGACCAGGGCCCGCCCTCCAGTGCCGTCTACCAGAACGGCGAGGCCCAGTGCGGCAGCGACTGGATCTGCGAGCATCGCTGGTCGTCCATCGCCAACATGGTGGCTTTCCGCAACGAAACCGACGGCACCGGCGTTAACAACTGGTGGGACAACGGCAACAATCAGATCGCCTTCGGTCGCGGCGCCAAGGGTTTTGTGGTGATCAACCGGGAAGGCGCTGCCCTGAGCCGCACGTTCAGCACCAACCTGCCGGACGGCAGCTACCGCAATGTGGCGGGCGACAGCAGCTGTGCGACCGTCTCCGGCGGCCAGGTGACCCTGGATGTGGCCGCCATGGAGGCCGCCGCGCTGCACACCGCCGCGCCCTGTGACGGCAGCGGCGACGACGATTCCGGCTCCGGCGGCGACACCGGCACTGACGTGACCGTGACCTTCGAATGCCAGAACGGCACCACCGTCAGCGGCCAGAGCGTCTACGTGACCGGCAGCGTTGCCGCGCTGGGCAACTGGGATCCGGCCTCGGCGGTGATCCTGTCGCCGGACAATTACCCCACCTGGCAGGGTGACGTGGCGATTCCCGCCGATACCGCCGTTGAGTGGAAGTGCATCAAGCGGGATGAAACCGATCCGACCGCCGATCTGGTCTGGCAAAGCGGCAGCAACAACGCGCTGGCGGGGCAGAGCGCCGGGTCGTCGGTAACGGCGACGGCGAGTTTTTAAATCGAAGACTTGGGCGTATAGCTCAAAGCAAACGCCAAAAAAAGGGGCCTCCGCGGAGGCCCCTTTTCCGTTTCATGGCGTCCAGCCGATCAATGCGACTCGGCCGGTTCTCCTCCCGCTTTGGCCGCCTCGTCCTGGCTGGCGTTGTGGTCCTTGGCCAACAACACGTAGAACGCCGGCAGCACGAACAGCGTGAAGAAGGTGCCGATGCCCAGGCCGGTGGCGATGGTCAGGCCGATGGCAAAGCGGCTCTGCGCCCCCGGGCCGACGGCGATCAGCAACGGCACCATGGCCACGATCAGGGCCAGGGAGGTCATGATGATCGGCCGCAGGCGGATGGCCGAGGCCTCGATCACCGCGTCCAGCTTGTTCAGTCCCTTTTCGTGCTGGAGCTGGTTGGCGAACTCCACGATCAGGATACCGTTCTTCGACACCACGCCGATCAGAGTGATCAGCCCCACCTGGGTGTAGATGTTCATGGTGGTGAAGCCGGTCACCATGAACGCCATGGCCCCGGCCACCGACATGGGGACCGACACCAGGATGATCAGCGGGTCACGCCAGCTTTCGAACTGGGCGGCCAGCACCAGGTAGATCACCAGCAGCGACAGGAAGAAAGTCACCGCCAGGGCGCTACCCTGCTGCACGTACTGGCGCGAGTCCCCCATGAAGTCGTAGGTGAAGCCCTGCGGGAACAGTTCGTCCGCCGTCTGGGTGATGAAGTTGATGGCTTCGCCCTGAGGTACCAGCGGGATCCCCTGAATGGTCAGTGAATTCTGCTGGTTGAACTGGGTTCGCTGGGATGGCTCCACCGCGTGGCTGAAGCTTACGACGCTGCTCAGCGGTACCAGCTCGCCGGAGTCGGCCCGGATGTAGTAGTCGTTCAGCGCCTCGACGTTCTTGCGGGCGTAGCGCTCCACCTGCGGGATGACCTGGTAGGACCGGCCTTCCATATTGAAGCGGTTGATGTAGCCGCCACCCAGCATACTCGACATGGCCTGCCCGACGTCCTGCATGGACAGCCCCAGGTCGGCGACCCGGTCCCGGTCCACATGGATCGTGGAGATGGGGCGGTCGATCTCGATGGACTTCTGCAGGAACATGAAGTTGCCGCTCTGCTGCGCCTTGGCCATCAGGTCGTCGGCCACGGCGTTGAGCTCTTCGTAGCTGTTGCCGGTGGTGATGACGAACTGGAACGGCAGACCGCCGCTGGAGCCGGGCAGGGACGGAATGGCGAACACCGCCGTCTGCAAGCCGGTGATGCCGGCCATGCGCTGCTGCAGGATCGGCTGGACCTCGAACTGGGAA includes the following:
- the mqo gene encoding malate dehydrogenase (quinone); the protein is MTARQADVVLVGGGVMSATLGMMLRQLDPSLDIVMVERLDHVAHESTDGWNNAGTGHAGYCELNYTPETADGGIQIQRALNINAAFELSLQFWSHLVEQGILPEPQKFINATPHQSFVWGEENVAFLRKRHELLSQHHLFKEMEFTDSPEVLRDWMPLIMSSRDTSQPVAATRVTHGSDVDFGSLTRNMIDYLAKQPNFELLLNHPVKTLAQRDNGRWKVRVRDEKTGETKKIEAGFVFLGAGGGALPLLQKSEIEESKGYGGFPVSGQWLVCQKPDVVKRHHSKVYGKAPMGAPPMSVPHLDTRIINGEPALLFGPFAGFTTKFLKQGSVFDLFSSVRGGNIMPMMQVGKGNMDLTRYLIKEVFQSHQARIESLRDFFPDAQEQNWKLQNAGQRVQIIKKSADGRGKLEFGTEIVAAKDGSLAALLGASPGASTAVSAMVDVLERCFADRVKSPEWQARIRELIPSYGQSLVDDAELLEQVRNRTLSTLQLDKTREPS
- the nhaD gene encoding sodium:proton antiporter NhaD, whose protein sequence is MHWLDIVLISFAVLALLGVIFEEVTHVNKAKVTLFFGTLSWILLFVTSGSRSHTELVQQGLEDSISEIASLWLFLVAAMTFVAYLNKKGMIENLIYLVMPKRIRENQLLLLVGLFCFIFSSLADNITATLVSCALILSLHLERKKQVRFITLVVFAVNSGGVSLITGDVTTLMIFLADKVEILTLLALSVPAACGVFFLALLLSRGMKGEVELVHDRNEVRRVDIVIACLFLATIIGTIVCNVLFEIPPVLTFLFGLSMMFLTSRFLSTDSDLDPIIEYVRTIEFDTLFFFLGILLIVGMLKEIQALGAFVDVYQVLPPIAANYLMGIFSSLIDNVPLTAALLKAGIDMTPGEWLGLTYAVGVGGSLLVIGSAAGIVAMSKIPGLTFASYLRYSAFLLVAYTIGYAGVYALGFLL
- a CDS encoding carbohydrate-binding module family 20 domain-containing protein is translated as MQHAKYGLPWLAAALLFFGAQSQAQAGVFVHLFEWSWDDVAQECENFLGPKGFSAVQVSPPQEHIQGSEWWTRYQPVSYTLNSRSGDAAAFANMVSRCNAVGVDVYADAVINHMANGSGTGTAGSSYDSSSMSYPIYSSNDFHSVCTINSGDYSSDAGRVRNCQLVGLPDLDTSAEYVQQTIADYINGMINLGVKGMRVDAAKHMAPSDIAGILGRINGDFYTFQEVIDLGGEAISSTEYTGQGDVTEFKYSANIGDVFKNQQLSYLSNFGEDWGFIGGTNAVVFTDNHDNQRGHGAGGSNVLTYQDGSLYNLANVFMLAWPYGYPKVMSSYAFSDSDQGPPSSAVYQNGEAQCGSDWICEHRWSSIANMVAFRNETDGTGVNNWWDNGNNQIAFGRGAKGFVVINREGAALSRTFSTNLPDGSYRNVAGDSSCATVSGGQVTLDVAAMEAAALHTAAPCDGSGDDDSGSGGDTGTDVTVTFECQNGTTVSGQSVYVTGSVAALGNWDPASAVILSPDNYPTWQGDVAIPADTAVEWKCIKRDETDPTADLVWQSGSNNALAGQSAGSSVTATASF